AACAATCATAAATGAGCCAAAAGTCCCTTAACCCTTCaacctttggtcttcttaagctcttcccgccaaggcacttcCCCAAGATGAGATCCCCAACTGTCTCCACGCCCAGGTCACGTGactctttaaaaaaaatcatattcgagcatcggcgcgcatgcgcaaagcacgcgtgcgcgccactggggcatcttgtaatgtgcgcggaggcgtaacgtacgcgtgcgcgcccatggaGATCATGGCCTAGCCACTACACAAGtcggctcgtggcttggcttcTAGCTTTGACTTCTAGCTGGTAATCCATGCGGGCGCGCCAAGTACGCGAACGCGCCCTTGCTGAAGTTTCCAAAGCTTaatttctcatgctcccttcctttgcgcccgttctccttctctcttccggttcatccctgccctatattctgaaaccacttagcacacaggtcacggcatcgaatggcaccaagaggagactagaaatgtatctaatttagtgcaaaataagcatgttttcatccatgaggcaaaattaggaaaggaacacaaagtcttgtattttcatatgaaaagcgtgtggaatcattgataaaacccttGAAATCGATACAAGATAAACTCTCAAAATgaggtttatcaacctccccacacttagattctagcatgtcctcatgcttagagaaATGCAAAAGAGACGCAAAAGACCGAAGGATCATAAAGGTATAAGACTCATGAAGTGCAACCTACTTTCATGAATGCAACTACGACTAGTGCTActatctacttggttaggaACAAATCAACCTTCATAAGATATATGCAAGCATATAGGGTACGATGGTGGTCAATATATAGGACTTACCAATTTTCAAGCATCAAGTGCAATATATGCAACCTTGCATGAAGAATGCTCGTGAGAGCTGGGAATCATGAATTAGAGCCTTCAAACCCTCACCAGAAGTGTTtacactctattcgctcaagtgtctagggttgattctctcaattttctccTAATCATGCTCTCCAAGATTCATTCtccatctaacaatcaacatttattccatgcatgtgtacaaatatcatgaggtcttgtctttaggttgtaatggggctagggtcaaggtggGATGCATTtttggttaagtgagtttgaaatttgaatctttgataagcttaaacttcccacctaacctatgacatcctatagaattaaattccaacctaactacccatttttcactctttcacatactcatgtattcctttttaatttcacaacacctatgcattgattttagtggactatactttgatttagggcattttgtcccctttttattcctttctgtttttcttttcctttctttttctatatatatatatatatatatatatatatatatatatatatatattttcatattatattatttttttctttttcttttgtttttctcatcaattttttttcttctatacTAGGatctcaatgcataaggttttacatttgaccaatacatgagtatgtacccaattcccaatattttcaataacaatacaaaaactaccccttttatttggatctttgattagcttaggctagtgtgtgtgagtatcattcaagtgtgggaaccttgggacattgggtgaataaaaggggtagtttttgtattgttattgaaaatattgggaattgggtacatactcatgtattggtcaaatgtaaaaccttatgcattgagatCCTAGTATAGAAGAAAAAATTTGgttgataaacgaaatttatcatgccgatatagaattcaatgatgaatatgatcgtgagtatagtctaaccgacacttaaacttcgcatcaaacaatcctacaatctataaccgagagtactagtctcccgagtcgtcctcccttggaattgctaaagcgtgcatcttattgattaggaagccttgttatgattctttgaaggtttagcaaaatagatgacaaacaatcaatctttaaaagacttggcctagggttggcattagaaattctatccttatagttccttcaatgatgacaacaattaggccttgcttcatttaaatttggttgataaaccccattttgagggtttatcttgtatcgatttcaggggttttatcaatgattccacacgcttttcatatgaaaatacaagactttgtattcctttcctaattttgcctcatgtatgaaaacatgcttattttgcactaaattaggtacatttctagtctcctcttggtgccattcgatgccgtgacctgtgtgctaagtggtttcagaatatagggcagggatgaaccggaagagagaaggagaacaagcgcaaaggaagggagcatgagaaattAAGCTTTGGAAACTTCagcaagggcgcgtgcgcgtacttggcGCGCCCGCGTGGATTACGCAGCTAGAAGTCAAAGCTAgaagccaagccacgagccggcttgtGTAGCGGCTAGGCCATGATCtccatgggcgcgcacgcgtacgttacgcctccgcgcacattacaagatgccccagtggcgcgcacgcgtgctttgtgcgtgcgcgccgatgctcgaatatgattttttttaaagagtCACGTGACCTGGGCGTGGAGACAGTTGGGGATCTCATCTTGGAgaagtgccttggcgggaagagcttaagaagaccaaaggttGAAGGGTTAAGGGACTTTTGGCTCATTTGTGATTGTTCTAGATATTTTTGCTatagttagttacactcttggagaaggaagttctcattagggttcatcttcatccattttctgaattttcaatcactctttggtgagatccattgcaattctcaatttactttgttcatgtcataaatcttcttctccaatctcaattagtgtttgtaattgctcaattttcatagatcctagattcaactttgtagttttggattttatcaaGTTCTTGAGAGCTTCATTTCCATTGTTGCTCTTTGTtaattattgttagtttcttgtGTTGGAGCATTTTTAATTCTACTTTCTTCTCATTCTTACTATGcctttcattcttgctcatcaattgtttgataaaatgccaacactagttatggaatAAAAGTTTCTTGCTTGGCATAGGGTTGGGCCATTAGAAGGAGTTGAATAGtttatgtcaattgttgatttggaattagaaattgctagttgacttggagtgcactaaaacTAGATTTCCCTAAGGTAAAACTagaacttgtgactcaagttagttactctcatttgactttcctctatacctaggggttaactaaatgaagcaaggcctaattgttgtcatcattgaaggaactataaggatagaatttctaatgccaaccctaggccaagtcttttaaagattgattgtttgtcatctattttgctaaaccttcaaagaatcataacaaggcttcctaatcaataagatgcacgctttagcaattccaagggaggacaactcgggagactagtactctcggttatagattgtaggattgtttgatgcgaagtttaagtgtcggttagactatactcacgatcatattcatcattgaattctaTATCGGCATGATAAATTTCGgttatcaaaatggcgccgttgccggggaatttgcttagtgtgccatgttattgtttagagtaaatgtgtatatatgtacatagttgCATTTCATTGTAATTTTTTCAAGTGACTAACCCCTCATCGTTACCATGAATTTCACTTCTCCTTCATTGCATGATGCGTTCACAACCGAATCCGAGCTTAGTTCCCTTTGATCCGGAAATGGAACGAACTTTGtttcatattagacaagctcggaagcggttaaagtttggaaaaggtgaagaggttttcaccacctcaaccaccttactaaaagtgaacattgaaccgtcactcaaagaaggcaatAATCATTCTCCCATCAATATCACTAACaactcttcttttgttttaggtactaacgccatggatgctccgaggagagttactatcaaggaagcgggtgcaccggattatgtccttcaaccccttcatgtaACTCACCCCAACTTGAATACAAACTTTGAACTTaagaccgctttgatcaacctcctACCTAAGTTTCATCGTATATGCTCAACAACTAGACGGAAAGGATCCGATGAGGTTGCgatatggttgtttgctttccctttctctcttgaggacaaggctaaagaatggttctacactctATCTAGTGAAGTCACCTCCGATTGGGACTTGCTTAGACgaggattcttggataaattcttgcctccagagaagatggataggctaaggaaggaaatgtcTTGTATCGTGCAAGGTGAAACGGAACCACTATAcgagtattgggaacggtttcgtaagctactagacgcatgccctaatcacatgcttgacactcaagtattgcttggatacatatgtcaCGGGATGCGAGAACAAGATAGAACTCTCTTGGACACCTCTAGCAATGGTTCCTTGTCTAAATATAAAACAgcggaggaggcatggcaacttatcattgacctagccgaatccaatcaacatatgagACGAAGAGTCAACCGCTCAAGAAccgtgaatgaggtatcaactagtagtgAAACCACCGCTCTAACTCAATCCTTGAGTGAAATGACATCCATCTTAAAGCAACTCCAATTGAGCCAACAACAACCATAACAACCTCAACCATATCAACAACACTCTCCACCCCCTCAACAATACAACCAACAATTGGTCCCTCAGAAAGTGTGTGGCACTTGTTCTTGCTATTCCCACTACACGTGTAACAACCCTAATTTTCGAGTACGTGAGATCTTTTCTAAAGAtacggagaactccggaggatcGGTAAAAGAAGAACCTTtgatatatcatcaagtatctcaatcctcattgtcattatgtcatctttaagctagaaccttttctgagtcaagctcgataacgcagtcacgaagaacatagcttttgaaccgtatcggttaggagttttgatccggtttttcgtaaatagtctcagtttgacgaaccggacttgattcatgagagaagagagataatagggtaatatcatcattatatgagtattagaagcttcttgaatgatattataaggttacctggtctgtttttgttaaaaacagaaaatcggtttaaccgggtttacggtttactggtgcagcttagcaccagcactctctgatgactttagcaattctaaggcctcatcatacatgttttattctcataataaatatattactagtgtcatttatgctagtagctcagaaaataatttttagagatatttttacgaGTGTttcgatacacctagttttagttgttatacacctgagatattttaatattattttaatccacctccaagccaaccaatcacaactcaccctacacccccaaaaccccaaggctgcctcatttgctcattgtggccgaaaatcaccaagagaaaaaggagagaaagttcttggttcataaatcttcaaagcttgatttcttctgaactaaaactcaaatcaaaactccgatttcaccaaaatgatcctctcttcttcctctacataaccatgtgacttatcaaggctggaaataaggtgagatggctgtctccctccctcttcaattcggttttcaaggaaaaccatgcaaaacatgtgttttcttgatgttcttccttaggaatcatgcttaacttgacttgagggccaagtaACGTTAAATTCCAGCAACTCTAAGGTGAGAAATACCTTTCTAACacgctgagtgagatttggtcagttgggagtttttggatttaaagttgttcttgatgtgttttaggaggaaaaagtgctttaagaacacttcaaagagtaaccggatttggagcagcaaatcaaggtagggtgtcacgaaattaatcttgattatttctgtttgagatgtgtgaatgttgtattatttggctgtgctaaaaattggttgcatatatgaatgattcttggtgaaaatttggtgaaattttgatgaaatttgatgaaattcaagctatgaatgtgtgttcttgtggctgctggaaaaacgaaccctaggccctaaattaaagttcaatttgtgttgaaatcatgtggaaaagatggggttttagtggctaggaatttattatgaattttggtaaaaatcggttgctgaaaagattgaaaaacgggtaaaaacagagaaagaatttgaagaatatatgaagaacatgaagaacactttgagtgtggtgaagaacattgaagaacaccttttagatcttagaaagggcaaggaagtaattatcttggtgtttaaggggtaatttggtaatttctgaaagttagggtggttaaagtagaaatattaaaagttaccgggataaaaagtgaattttaaaggttaaaggttaaagtaaagttaattttcgaaaattaatgataaaataataaataataataaaatattaaataataatatttaattaaaaataatattttaataaaaataataaaataatacgaaaaaggcagttttctgtaaaagctttagaaagacaactttaagtgcagaatctcataattaccttcataaaacacttagggagtggtaataacatgttagtgaggaaaagataaagaaaagataaaggttgaagaaaagataaaagtcaaagaaaaagtctgtaaagttttaatgacagaaaatagacagagattagtgaacgaatTAGGGCAACTTAGATAGTACTTAAGTTGCGACTAGgattaggtattatatgaaaagttaaactgtttcagtatagacttaatgaacctatacttgggacaggctaactattcataccgaaatttacataagcttcaactatatatgttaagcagagaaaatcATAGCAGAGTAGgaaaacacagagaacagaataatcagagttgaggaaagagataaagagaagaagagtaacatatatataaaggaaatagtaatcagagaaaaataaagagatacaGAAAACAGAGTAattagagcagagtaaagagataaaaagaaagttaagaaaggtttagGAATATGTGTTAAGGATTCAAAGGGAAATAGGAAATGAAGATTGATTTGTGGATTTGTTGAGGTTGAGAAAGGATAACGAAAAATGATAAAAGGCGGGAATACCCCACGAACTGTTAGTTGTTTAACTACGGGGGACACCCATGAACTGATAATTGGTTGAATTCGGGaagtacccacgaactgaatgatcattgatctcgggaaaacccataaattgttatttgttttataagcgggaaaaacccacggactgataatcattgattacgggaataacccatgaatcgttgtatgttgatctcgggtataacccacgaactgaagatcactATGTTATTTTGTAATGATCTCGGggaataacccacgaactgaagatctctgttttattgttgtgaattgatctcggggatgcccacgaactgaggatcactgtttccccttgtgcgtatattatggggtcgggctttgcgccgactgccggtagtcacgatggagtggtattcttaccaccgacacatatgcactaaggacacaaagggaagccatatctgggacttgttcctaggtaatgtcgggatgcagggtgtaaaccgacacgtgagctcatggcctgcataggacagacatgcatcatacttggttgtgcatttcctctgttatgattgttgagtaaatgtatgctttgtttatttgtattctattctttgtatttgtattgtattttcttgtattcttttgtttgtgtccTGCTTTCTGttgtctctattttttttaatttatctatcTTCTGTTTACTGCTCATCTATATTCTGTTATTCATCAGCCAAACAACATagaattaatgaacttaactaataaccccgatcctactaagaactccccagttcttaccccttctctctccttcCCCCTctagatggaagcatgagtacccttccgtagttcgctgatgactGTTCGTAAAGaggattccgctctaggtagtcttctgagtctagggtgaattcCGTTCTCTGTTCATATGTATATACGGTGAGGCccgccaacgtctgcaccccgctTATCTACAAACTTTAGCCTAACTCCTTCGTACGATGTTGCTGTTATGTGGCCACTCGATGAAGTACTTGAGAGATGCTCTTTGATGTCATATGATCGTGCAAAGGAGTAGTATACGACCTTCCAccttttgatgacgttccacctAACTTGAGTTTAGAAGACCTAGAACGTattttccctcgctttagtaggttagagggactaggtgagtatagagtctaggctagcctgggcgccagcttagggacttcttgaacaggtcagggcctaggatgttgtatgtatatatatgtatatagttattatttagctatatctaggggtgttttaACTAACAGTCTATGTTCTAATAAAGCTGGATCACGGAATGTTATCAACTGCTTGAGATGTtgttatgtgtggttgtttatagctgttttatctattattatttgtgaattgcttatgaatgattctgtttattaatccaaatgttttcaaaaaaaaaaagcacctcgcaaattaactacgcttttaacaacgaatcaggctcatatgataaataatagataataattaggaagacaagttggtagcgctcaatttctagtatgatcatgacgtacaaGAAATTGGGTcattacaatttggtatcagagcagttcgtttccagtagagcctggggagtggactgactatgcttcattgcatactctgctaTGTGTCTCATGCTTATAGGATATCTCAATGATATGTGTTGCATGATCGTTTCTGTGTTTTTATTTTGGGAATGTTCACACTTAACTTGAggtattgagactgatcaccttaataacgattgtttggtgtgaacaggACTACAATGAGACCACAGAGACGGAGTGTGCGAGAAGGAACCCCAAGTGATAACCGAGAGAGAGAACAGGAAACGTTTATGACTACTATTAACGCTGTAGCTGAGGCAGTGCGTGAGGCTGCAGTTGCAGCGGCTAGGGCTGTTGACCGTCTTGGAGTGAGAAACAGGAATGAGAATGAGCATGGGGAAGATAGTAGGAATGATGAGAACAACTTAGGGCATCCTGAAAGACCTATGACCCTTGCGACCTTTCTAAAGGTTAACCCGCCTAAGTTTAAAGGTACACTCGTTGCGACCGATGCTGACAACTGGTTTCGAGGTATCGAACGATCACTGCGAGCGCAACATGTTCCGGAAGGCCAACACGTGGAGTTTGCTACTTATATGCTGGAAGGAGAAGCGGAGCATTGTTGGCAGGGGATACAGCGACTACTGCAACAGAATGAAAATGACATTCCTTGGGATACCTTTAGGGATGAATTTTATAAGAAGTATTTCCCGAGAGCAGCACGTGATGCTAAGGAGATGGAGCTTATGCAGCTGAAACAAGGGGATATGACTATTGCTGAGTATGCCCGTAAATTCGATGACTTGTGTCGTTTCTCCAAGATTTGTCAAGGGAACCCAGCAGActttgaggaatggaagtgtttAAAGTTTGAAGGAGGACTCCGAGAAGAACTGATGAATTCTGTTGTTCCGCTAGAGATACGAAATTTTGCTGAACTAGTGAATAAAAGTAAACTAGTGGAAGAATGTTCAAAGAAGTTGGCAATAGCTCGAGCAAGTCGTAGGGAGGATTTACAAAGAGACTTTGTTCAGAATTTAGCCCCTCAAGGTCGCAACTTTAAAGCCATTGGTCAATTCCAGCATTGGAATGGAAACCACCGAGCTGTCAGCCTTCTAACTTGCAATAATGGTAGTGACAATAACCGTGACATTCGACAAGGACATGAGAGTCAACCTCACCAAGCTCAGAATGGTGTAATATGCCCAACTTGTGGAAAGAACCATGGTAGTAGGCTTTGCCGGGTTAGAACAGGTTTATGTTACTATTGTAATAAGGAAGGACATCGGGCAAGAGACTGTCGGAAAAGAATGGTAGATGAGTCTGTTGGCAACACTATAAAGTTTGGATCTATCGCTCGAGGTAAGTTCTATGCTAAGAATTTGCTTAAGTCAGATATCATTGCAACTTTTTACCTACGCCTCAAATTTTGAGGGCaacattttcttttaggagagtagaatgtaacaaccctaattttcgagtacgtgagatcttttctaaagatacggagaactccggaggatcggtaaaaggagaacctttgatatatcatcaagtatctcaatcctcaatttcattatgtcatctttaagctagaaccttttccgagtcaagctcgataacgcagtcacgaagaacatagcttttgaaccgtatcggttaagagttttgatccggtttttcgtaaatagtctcagtttgaggAACCGGACTCGagtcatgagagaagagagataatagggtaatatcatcattatatgagtattagaagcttcttgaatgatattataaggttacctggtctgtttttgttaaaaacagaaaatcggtttaaccgggtttacggtttactggtgcagcttagcaccagcactctctgatgactttagcaatgctaaggcctcatcatacatgttttattctcataataaatatgttactagtgtcatttatgctagtagctcagaaaataatttttagagatatttttacgagtgttccgatacacctagttttagttgttatacacctgagatattttaatattattttaatccacctccaagccaaccaatcacaactcaccctacacccccaaaaccccaaagtctgcctcatttgctcattgtggccgaaaatcaccaagagaaaaaggagagaaagttcttggttcataaatcttcaaaacttgatttcttctgaactaaaactcaaatcaaaactccgatttcaccaaaatgatcctctcttcttcctctacataaccatgtgacttatcaaggctggaaataaggtgagatggctgtctccctccctcttcaattcggttttcaaggaaaaccatgcaaaacatgtgttttcttgatgttcttccttaggaatcatgcttaactt
Above is a genomic segment from Arachis stenosperma cultivar V10309 chromosome 1, arast.V10309.gnm1.PFL2, whole genome shotgun sequence containing:
- the LOC130932867 gene encoding uncharacterized protein LOC130932867, which encodes MRPQRRSVREGTPSDNREREQETFMTTINAVAEAVREAAVAAARAVDRLGVRNRNENEHGEDSRNDENNLGHPERPMTLATFLKVNPPKFKGTLVATDADNWFRGIERSLRAQHVPEGQHVEFATYMLEGEAEHCWQGIQRLLQQNENDIPWDTFRDEFYKKYFPRAARDAKEMELMQLKQGDMTIAEYARKFDDLCRFSKICQGNPADFEEWKCLKFEGGLREELMNSVVPLEIRNFAELVNKSKLVEECSKKLAIARASRREDLQRDFVQNLAPQGRNFKAIGQFQHWNGNHRAVSLLTCNNGSDNNRDIRQGHESQPHQAQNGVICPTCGKNHGSRLCRVRTGLCYYCNKEGHRARDCRKRMVDESVGNTIKFGSIARGKFYAKNLLKSDIIATFYLRLKF